A genomic region of Polyangiaceae bacterium contains the following coding sequences:
- a CDS encoding glycerate kinase — protein MKVRARGKKRDAASRVKRLLGHRPGKNRIALKIARFHDFLLVTRLTYRYNRCRHGAEDVGSSRNIAVIACASFKGTLSSRQAGDAIARGMRRAGIDAVVVALADGGEGLVEALVSQVPAMRDSYRESTFCWMRLDLMDGSTMQTSSSRVKGVSMGKH, from the coding sequence ATGAAGGTTCGTGCTCGAGGCAAGAAACGAGATGCCGCGTCGCGTGTCAAGCGCCTCTTGGGGCATCGGCCCGGGAAAAACCGAATCGCCTTGAAAATAGCACGCTTCCACGATTTTTTGCTCGTCACGCGGCTGACTTATCGCTACAATCGATGTCGTCACGGAGCCGAAGACGTGGGATCGAGCCGCAACATTGCCGTCATTGCCTGCGCGTCGTTCAAGGGCACGCTTTCGTCGCGCCAGGCGGGTGATGCCATTGCTCGTGGTATGCGGCGAGCTGGTATCGATGCGGTCGTCGTCGCTCTCGCGGATGGCGGCGAGGGCCTCGTCGAAGCGCTCGTTTCGCAAGTGCCTGCAATGCGCGACTCGTATCGGGAATCGACGTTTTGTTGGATGCGATTGGATTTGATGGATGGCTCGACGATGCAAACGTCGTCATCACGGGTGAAGGGCGTCTCGATGGGCAAACATTGA
- a CDS encoding glycerate kinase produces the protein MDAIGFDGWLDDANVVITGEGRLDGQTLMGKAPLGVARRAARKNIVSIAIGGSVDEAMKTELLAHFVRIESLAEFAGSVERAMADAAAMLEELAFARAGEWMGAAAE, from the coding sequence TTGGATGCGATTGGATTTGATGGATGGCTCGACGATGCAAACGTCGTCATCACGGGTGAAGGGCGTCTCGATGGGCAAACATTGATGGGTAAAGCGCCGCTCGGGGTCGCTCGGCGTGCGGCGCGAAAGAACATCGTTTCAATTGCGATTGGTGGTTCGGTCGATGAAGCGATGAAAACCGAGCTATTGGCGCATTTCGTGCGGATCGAGTCGCTTGCTGAATTTGCGGGGTCGGTTGAACGGGCTATGGCGGATGCGGCGGCGATGCTCGAGGAGCTGGCGTTTGCAAGGGCGGGCGAATGGATGGGGGCAGCGGCGGAATGA
- a CDS encoding nucleotidyl transferase AbiEii/AbiGii toxin family protein, whose product MNQRRYANADAFKQALEARLRKKASELGQTIPRVRQRAVFDRFVARIFQHFGDRAVLKGGVALELFLSEARMTRDVDFAFYGSSEGLQLELARAGQLELGDFMTFEIQPHATVPTIEGPGVVYDGFRFQVEARLAGKIYGDRFGLDVAFGDRMAIPPATLPCGDLFSFANLPQSQARVYAREVHLAEKLHAYTLPRLTENSRIKDLPDIVVLGTSAQFRSDDLRRAIVETFSHRASHPIPDALPRPPERWTGGYARMARENNLPWPTLDDVFQRASAFLNPILASENGTWNPDTWSWQSSA is encoded by the coding sequence AAAGGCTTCCGAGCTTGGGCAAACCATTCCACGTGTTCGCCAGCGAGCCGTCTTCGATCGCTTTGTCGCTCGAATCTTCCAGCACTTTGGTGACCGAGCCGTTCTGAAAGGTGGCGTGGCTCTCGAATTGTTTCTTTCGGAAGCTCGCATGACGCGCGACGTGGATTTCGCTTTCTATGGTTCGTCAGAAGGGTTGCAGCTCGAGTTGGCCCGTGCGGGGCAACTCGAGCTCGGTGACTTTATGACGTTCGAAATCCAGCCGCATGCGACCGTTCCGACGATTGAAGGGCCAGGTGTCGTGTATGATGGATTTCGTTTTCAGGTTGAAGCGCGCCTAGCCGGCAAAATATATGGCGACCGTTTCGGTCTCGACGTCGCGTTTGGTGATCGTATGGCGATTCCACCAGCGACGCTTCCCTGCGGTGATCTCTTTTCCTTTGCAAATTTGCCTCAATCTCAGGCTCGCGTCTACGCACGCGAAGTTCATTTGGCAGAAAAGCTCCACGCGTATACTCTGCCTCGACTGACCGAAAACTCGCGCATCAAAGATCTGCCCGATATCGTCGTGCTAGGCACGTCGGCGCAATTTCGTAGCGACGACCTTCGTCGCGCAATTGTAGAAACATTCTCGCATCGTGCGAGCCATCCCATACCCGACGCGCTGCCCCGGCCTCCCGAACGCTGGACCGGCGGTTATGCACGCATGGCGCGCGAAAACAACCTCCCTTGGCCCACGCTCGACGACGTCTTTCAACGCGCCAGCGCCTTCCTCAATCCCATTCTTGCCAGCGAAAACGGTACCTGGAACCCCGATACCTGGTCGTGGCAATCGTCCGCGTGA
- a CDS encoding FAD-dependent monooxygenase, translating to MKPIDVGIIGCGTAGSAAALFLSRAGHRVTIYERVANPGPVGAGVMLQPTGKAVLELLGLADAVVSRCTPITRLVCRSDRGRNIFDLHYGDIPGNHVGHGLHRGVLFEHLFQAVQAADVTLRLGVAIQDLADAGEGRVHFVTPEGKRLGPHALCIVADGAKSHLRDDTSIRKTIRPYPWGALWFVADDARGQFRGELAQVVRGSRRMMGLLPTGFGPGSGSTDKVSLFYSLPAAKVNEWRAAGLDAWKRDVVALDPRAEVVLEQIHSVDDVLFAQYHDVSMYPWNDDRVVYLGDAAHAMSPQLGQGANLALWDAMVLANALSMHDLLPEALNAYSRMRRSHLGYYQFVTRWVTPFFQSHLTPLGWLRDVGFPIAMKLPFARRLMVKSMCGLAQGFGLGAPLALPAHESRSALGS from the coding sequence ATGAAACCGATCGACGTTGGCATCATTGGTTGCGGTACGGCAGGCAGTGCCGCAGCGCTTTTTCTTTCGCGGGCGGGACATCGCGTCACCATCTACGAACGCGTCGCAAACCCGGGTCCCGTGGGAGCAGGTGTGATGCTTCAGCCGACGGGAAAAGCGGTGCTCGAGCTTCTGGGACTCGCAGACGCCGTCGTTTCACGATGTACGCCGATTACGAGACTGGTTTGTCGCTCCGATCGAGGCCGAAACATATTCGATTTGCACTACGGCGACATCCCGGGCAATCACGTGGGCCATGGCCTGCATCGCGGCGTGCTTTTCGAGCACCTTTTTCAAGCCGTGCAAGCCGCAGACGTCACGCTTCGCCTTGGCGTTGCCATCCAAGATCTAGCCGATGCCGGCGAAGGGCGGGTCCATTTCGTCACACCCGAAGGAAAACGTCTCGGTCCGCATGCGTTGTGTATCGTCGCCGATGGAGCAAAATCGCATTTGCGTGACGATACCTCGATTCGCAAAACGATTCGCCCCTATCCGTGGGGCGCATTATGGTTTGTTGCGGACGATGCTCGGGGGCAATTTCGCGGCGAGCTTGCGCAAGTCGTCCGGGGATCTCGGCGCATGATGGGCCTATTGCCAACGGGGTTCGGCCCAGGAAGCGGATCGACCGACAAAGTCAGTTTGTTTTATAGCCTTCCGGCCGCAAAGGTGAATGAATGGCGCGCCGCGGGGCTCGATGCGTGGAAGCGCGACGTCGTGGCGCTCGATCCGCGCGCCGAAGTGGTACTCGAGCAAATTCATTCGGTCGACGATGTTCTTTTCGCGCAATACCACGACGTGTCGATGTATCCGTGGAACGACGATCGCGTCGTGTATTTGGGCGACGCGGCGCATGCCATGAGCCCGCAGCTCGGCCAGGGAGCCAACTTGGCATTATGGGATGCAATGGTATTGGCAAACGCCCTTTCCATGCACGACCTTTTGCCCGAAGCGCTCAATGCATATTCACGTATGCGGCGGTCGCATTTGGGCTACTATCAATTCGTCACGCGCTGGGTGACGCCATTTTTCCAGAGCCATCTTACGCCGCTCGGATGGCTTCGGGACGTTGGTTTTCCCATTGCGATGAAATTACCGTTTGCGCGGCGTTTGATGGTCAAGAGCATGTGCGGATTGGCCCAAGGGTTTGGCTTGGGCGCACCTCTCGCGCTGCCGGCTCACGAATCCCGAAGCGCGCTCGGATCGTGA